From Microbacterium rhizosphaerae:
GCAAGGTGTGCTTCACCGGCTCGACCGAGGTCGGGAAGGGCATCATGCGGGGATGCGCCGACCAGGTCAAGCGCGTCACCCTCGAGCTCGGCGGCAAGAGCGCGAACATCGTGTTCGCCGACGCGGATCTGGAGAAGGCCGCGGCATCCGCGCCCGGCGGCGCGTTCGACAACGCCGGCCAGGACTGCTGCGCGCGCAGCCGCATCCTCGTCCAGGAGAGCGTCTACGACCGCTTCCTCGAGCTGCTGCAGCCGGCCGTCGCGGGGTTCCGCGTCACGCAGCCGGCCGAGGAGGACGCAGAGATGGGGCCGCTGGTCTCGGCGGGCCAGCGCGACAGCGTCGCCGCCTACCTCGATGACGCCGACATCGCCTTCGCCGGTCGGACCGTGTCCGGCACGGGCGGGTACTGGCTCGCGCCCACGGTCGTCCTGCCGCGATCGCTGCAGGACCCCGTCTGGACGCAGGAGATCTTCGGACCCGTCGTCGCGGTCATGCCGTTCACGGACGAGGCTGATGCGATCGCCAGGGCGAACGACACCGAGTACGGGCTGTCGGGCTCGATCTTCACCCGCGATGTCGGCCGCGCCCTGCGTGTCGCACGCGGCGTCGACAGCGGCAACCTCTCGATCAACTCGCACTCGTCGGTGCGCTACTGGACCCCGTTCGGCGGATTCAAGCAGTCCGGGCTCGGCCGCGAGCTCGGACCGGACGCGCCGGACTCCTTCTCCGAGGTGAAGAACGTCTTCATCTCGAGCGACAACTGATCCACGACGGAAAGGCACAGCATGGGAAAGCTCGACGGCAAGGTCGGCGTCATCACGGGCGGATGCAGCGGCATCGGTCTCGCGACGGCGAGGAAGTTCATCGCCGAGGGTGCGACGGTCGTGATCGGGGACGTCGACCAGGTCAACGGACCGCGGCTCGCGGACGAGCTCGGCGGGTCGTTCGTCTTCGTCGACGTCACGGATGCCGAGCAGGTCGAGGGGCTCTTCGCGCACGCGAAGGAGCGCTACGGCCGCATCGACATCGCGTTCAACAACGCCGGCATCTCGCCGGCATCCGACGACTCCATCCTGAAGACCGGCATGGATGCCTGGAACCTGGTGCAGGACGTCAATCTGACGAGCGTCTACCTGTGCTGCAAGGCGGTGCTGCCCTACATGCTCGAGCAGGGGAGCGGGTCGATCATCAACACCGCATCCTTCGTCGCGATCATGGGCGCGGCGACCTCGCAGATCTCCTACACGGCGTCGAAGGGCGGCGTGCTCGCGATGACCCGTGAACTCGGTGTCCAGTTCGCACGCAAGGGCATCCGGGTGAACTCGCTGTGCCCGGGACCGGTCAACACGCCCTTGCTGCAGGAGCTGTTCGCAAAGGACCCGGAGCGCGCCGCCCGCCGGCTCGTGCACGTGCCGATGGGCCGGTTCGCCGAGCCGGAGGAGATCGCCAACGCGGTGGCCTTCCTCGGCTCCGACGAGTCGAGCTTCATCACGGCGACCGACTTCCTCGTGGACGGTGGCCTGTCGAACGCGTACGTGACACCCCTGGACAGCGACTTCGAGTGATGCGTCCTCTCATCGGGCTCACGATGTACCGCCAGCCCGCGTCGTGGGGGACCTGGCGGGATGTCGACGCCGACCTGCTGCCCGCGGACTACGCGCGCGCCGTCCGCGCGGCCGGGGGGCTGCCCGTGCTGCTGCCCTCGCCGTCCCCGGATGGGACAGGGGATGCGGCCACGACGGCGCCGGAGGTGATGGCGCGCCTCGACGGCCTGCTGATCGCGGGCGGAGCGGACATCAATCCCGCGCGCTACGGCCAGGAGCCGGATCCGCACGTGGTGCGCTGGTACGACGACCGCGACGCGTGGGAGCTCGCGCTGCTGGCGGCGGCGGATGCAGTGGCCCTGCCGGTGCTCGGCATCTGCCGTGGCATGCAGCTGTTGGCCGTCGCGGCCGGGGGCTCGCTCGTGCAGCACCTGCCGGACGTCGTCGGCCACGATCGCCACAGCGGCGGTGACGGATACGAGCACGTGCCCGTCGACATCGCGCAGGGCCACCGGATCTCGCAGCTGCTCGGCTCGCACGTCGTGGCGCCGTGCCATCATCACCAGGCGGTGGCGCAGCATCCGGGATACGTGGCGACCGCCCGCGACGCCGACGGCGTGCTGCAGGCGATGGAAAAGGAGGGTGAGCCGTTCCGGGTCGGTGTGCAGTGGCATCCGGAGACCTCCGACGAAGTCGGTCTGTTCTCTGGGCTCGTCGCTGCGGCGGCCGCGTGGGCTCGCGGCCGGGCCGACGCGGCTGGCTAGAATCGAGCAGGCATACGCGAAGGCAGGAGTACCCCGTGGCGGCAGGCGCGACGAAGGCGAAGACCGAAGACGAAGGACCCATCGGTCCGACCGGTCGCCCCTATCACGGGTTCCCCACCCCGCCGCACCTCGACTCCCACGGTCCCGCGCGCATCATCGCGCTGTGCAACCAGAAGGGCGGCGTCGGCAAGACGACCACGACCATCAACCTCGCGGCAGCCCTCGCCGGGTACGGCCGCAAGGTGCTCGCGGTCGACTTCGACCCGCAGGGAGCCCTCTCCGCGGGCCTGGGCATCCAGACGCACGAGATCCCGACGATCTACGACCTGCTGCTGGACGGCAAGCGTCCGGCGCGCGATGTCATCGTCGCGTCGCGCGTCGAGAACCTCGACGTGCTGCCCGCCAACATCGACCTGTCGGCCGCCGAGGTGCACCTGGTCAGCGAGGTCGCACGTGAGACGACGCTGGCCCGCGTGCTGCGCCCGGTCGCCGCGGACTACGACGTCATCCTCATCGACTGCCAGCCCTCGCTGGGCCTGCTGACCGTCAACGCGCTCACGGCGAGCCACGGCGTCGTCATCCCGCTCGAGTGCGAGTTCTTCGCCCTGCGCGGAGTGGCGCTGCTCATCGAGACGATCGACAAGGTGCGTGATCGGCTCAACCCGTCCATCCGCCTGGACGGCGTGCTCGCCACGATGTATGACCCGCGCACGCTGCACTCGCGCGAGGTGCTCGAGAGGGTGGTCGACGCGTTCGGCGACGACGTGCTCGAGACCGTGATCGGCCGCACCGTCAAGTTCCCGGATGCGTCGGTCGCCGGGGAGCCCATCACCGAGTTCGCGCCGGGGCACGCCGCCGCGCAGGCCTACCTGCGACTGGCGCGGGAGCTGGTCGCGCGTGGCGCCGTCGCCTGAGACAGATCCGGCAACCGAGCCCGATCCGGCAACCGAGCCCGAGCCGGAGCCGGTCCCCCAGCCGGAGCCGGTCCCCGAGCCGGAGCCGGTCCCCGAGCCTGTCGAGGGGTTCCGGGTCTCCCTGAGCGTCTTCGACGGTCCGTTCGACCTGCTGCTGACGCTCATCTCGAAGCACG
This genomic window contains:
- a CDS encoding gamma-glutamyl-gamma-aminobutyrate hydrolase family protein, encoding MRPLIGLTMYRQPASWGTWRDVDADLLPADYARAVRAAGGLPVLLPSPSPDGTGDAATTAPEVMARLDGLLIAGGADINPARYGQEPDPHVVRWYDDRDAWELALLAAADAVALPVLGICRGMQLLAVAAGGSLVQHLPDVVGHDRHSGGDGYEHVPVDIAQGHRISQLLGSHVVAPCHHHQAVAQHPGYVATARDADGVLQAMEKEGEPFRVGVQWHPETSDEVGLFSGLVAAAAAWARGRADAAG
- a CDS encoding aldehyde dehydrogenase family protein, encoding MRFPSSPFGAGGTTTVHDPATGQALTEVGLADLAETDAAIERAHRAFPAWRAMAPAERARLLRAFSAAVDAHIDELAWLEVANAGHTIGNARWEAGNVRDVLMYYSAAPERHFGRQIPVPGGVDITFHEPLGVVGVIVPWNFPMPIAGWGFAPALAAGNTVVLKPAELTPLTAMRIGELAREAGIPEGVFTVVPGRGRIVGERFVTHPLVRKVCFTGSTEVGKGIMRGCADQVKRVTLELGGKSANIVFADADLEKAAASAPGGAFDNAGQDCCARSRILVQESVYDRFLELLQPAVAGFRVTQPAEEDAEMGPLVSAGQRDSVAAYLDDADIAFAGRTVSGTGGYWLAPTVVLPRSLQDPVWTQEIFGPVVAVMPFTDEADAIARANDTEYGLSGSIFTRDVGRALRVARGVDSGNLSINSHSSVRYWTPFGGFKQSGLGRELGPDAPDSFSEVKNVFISSDN
- a CDS encoding ParA family protein, which gives rise to MAAGATKAKTEDEGPIGPTGRPYHGFPTPPHLDSHGPARIIALCNQKGGVGKTTTTINLAAALAGYGRKVLAVDFDPQGALSAGLGIQTHEIPTIYDLLLDGKRPARDVIVASRVENLDVLPANIDLSAAEVHLVSEVARETTLARVLRPVAADYDVILIDCQPSLGLLTVNALTASHGVVIPLECEFFALRGVALLIETIDKVRDRLNPSIRLDGVLATMYDPRTLHSREVLERVVDAFGDDVLETVIGRTVKFPDASVAGEPITEFAPGHAAAQAYLRLARELVARGAVA
- a CDS encoding 3-oxoacyl-ACP reductase — protein: MGKLDGKVGVITGGCSGIGLATARKFIAEGATVVIGDVDQVNGPRLADELGGSFVFVDVTDAEQVEGLFAHAKERYGRIDIAFNNAGISPASDDSILKTGMDAWNLVQDVNLTSVYLCCKAVLPYMLEQGSGSIINTASFVAIMGAATSQISYTASKGGVLAMTRELGVQFARKGIRVNSLCPGPVNTPLLQELFAKDPERAARRLVHVPMGRFAEPEEIANAVAFLGSDESSFITATDFLVDGGLSNAYVTPLDSDFE